A portion of the uncultured Bacteroides sp. genome contains these proteins:
- a CDS encoding DUF4293 domain-containing protein, translating to MIQRIQTIFLLLVTGLLVASMCLPVGYFMGADAAQYTFFPAGIAVKEQFHSTWGVLTILLLSMIISFATIFMYRNRMLQIRMTIFCSVLLVGYYLAFLAFMFMLKSDLEASFRISWALCLPLVAIILNYLAIRAIGRDEVMVKAADRLR from the coding sequence ATGATTCAACGAATTCAAACGATTTTTTTATTGCTGGTAACAGGTTTACTGGTCGCTAGTATGTGTTTACCTGTTGGCTATTTTATGGGAGCTGATGCTGCTCAATATACATTTTTCCCTGCCGGAATTGCTGTAAAGGAACAATTCCATTCCACATGGGGGGTGTTGACTATTTTACTGCTTAGTATGATCATATCATTTGCAACCATCTTTATGTACAGAAATAGAATGCTGCAAATCAGAATGACCATTTTCTGTAGCGTTTTGTTGGTAGGATACTATCTGGCTTTTTTGGCTTTCATGTTTATGCTTAAGAGTGATTTGGAAGCTTCTTTCCGTATCTCGTGGGCATTGTGCCTTCCTCTAGTTGCAATTATCTTGAACTACTTGGCTATTCGTGCTATTGGGCGCGACGAAGTGATGGTAAAGGCTGCCGATAGATTGAGGTAG
- a CDS encoding DNA-directed RNA polymerase subunit omega yields the protein MDYKKSNAPGSTITRDMMELCADTGNIYETVSIIGKRANQISVEIKSDLSKKLQEFASYTDNLEEVFENREQIEISRYYEKLPKPNLIAAQEYLEGKVYYRNPAKEKEKLQ from the coding sequence ATGGATTACAAAAAATCAAATGCTCCGGGGAGTACTATTACTCGTGATATGATGGAATTGTGTGCTGATACCGGCAATATTTATGAAACGGTTTCTATCATCGGTAAACGTGCTAATCAGATTAGTGTGGAGATTAAGAGCGATTTATCGAAGAAACTGCAAGAATTTGCTTCGTATACAGACAACTTGGAAGAGGTTTTTGAGAATAGAGAGCAGATTGAAATTTCACGTTATTATGAGAAATTGCCTAAACCTAATCTTATAGCTGCTCAAGAGTATCTGGAAGGAAAGGTGTATTACAGAAATCCAGCTAAAGAAAAAGAAAAATTGCAGTAA
- the bamD gene encoding outer membrane protein assembly factor BamD — translation MKKNTIVYLLAVIVFSSCGEYNALLKSTDYEYKYEAAKNYFAKGQYSKSATLLNELITILKGTDKAEESVYMLGMSYYNQADYQTAAQTFITYYNTYPRGTFAELARFHAGKALYLDTPEARLDQSGTYSAVQQLQLFLEYYPKSAKKQEAQDMVFELQDKLVFKEFLSAKLYYNLGNYLGNNYLSCVVTAQNALKDYPYTHYREDLSILVLKSKYEMAIYSVEDKKTERYREAIDEYYAFVNEFPESKYLKDAEKIFKESSEVIKD, via the coding sequence ATGAAGAAAAATACCATTGTATATTTGCTTGCAGTTATCGTTTTCTCCTCGTGTGGAGAATATAACGCACTGCTAAAGAGTACCGATTATGAGTATAAGTACGAGGCAGCTAAGAACTACTTTGCTAAAGGTCAGTACAGCAAATCGGCTACATTGCTTAATGAGTTGATAACCATACTTAAAGGTACCGATAAAGCCGAAGAGTCTGTTTATATGTTAGGAATGAGTTATTACAATCAGGCTGATTATCAAACAGCAGCTCAAACTTTCATCACCTACTATAATACCTATCCAAGAGGGACTTTTGCTGAGTTGGCTCGTTTTCATGCCGGTAAAGCGCTCTACTTAGATACGCCTGAAGCTCGTCTTGATCAATCGGGAACTTACAGCGCTGTTCAGCAATTACAACTATTTTTGGAATACTATCCAAAGAGTGCGAAAAAACAAGAAGCTCAGGATATGGTTTTCGAATTGCAGGATAAATTGGTGTTTAAAGAATTTCTCTCAGCCAAATTATATTATAACTTGGGAAACTATTTGGGCAACAACTACTTGTCTTGTGTAGTAACAGCTCAAAACGCATTGAAAGATTATCCTTATACCCATTATCGTGAAGACCTGTCTATCTTGGTGTTGAAATCAAAATACGAGATGGCCATCTATAGTGTGGAAGATAAAAAGACGGAACGTTATCGCGAAGCAATTGATGAATATTATGCTTTTGTGAATGAATTTCCCGAAAGTAAGTATCTGAAAGACGCTGAAAAGATATTTAAAGAATCAAGTGAAGTAATTAAAGACTAA
- a CDS encoding amino acid-binding protein → MVAKQLSIFLENKQGRLTEVTRVLAEEGINLSALCIAENADFGILRGIVSDPDKAYKVLKDKHFAVSITDVVGINCPNVPGALAKVLDYLSESGVFIEYMYSFANNGSANVIIRPNDMENCIRILTEKKVDLLAASDLYKL, encoded by the coding sequence ATGGTCGCAAAACAGCTCTCTATTTTTCTAGAAAACAAACAAGGACGTCTGACGGAAGTGACTAGGGTATTGGCCGAGGAAGGTATTAATCTTTCTGCCTTGTGCATCGCCGAGAATGCTGATTTTGGTATCTTGCGTGGCATCGTGTCCGATCCGGATAAAGCGTATAAGGTACTCAAAGACAAGCATTTTGCAGTGAGCATAACGGACGTTGTAGGTATTAATTGTCCTAATGTGCCGGGAGCATTGGCCAAAGTGCTTGATTATCTTTCCGAATCAGGTGTATTTATTGAATACATGTATTCGTTTGCCAATAATGGCTCTGCCAACGTGATTATTCGCCCCAACGATATGGAGAACTGCATTCGCATACTTACAGAGAAAAAAGTCGATTTGCTGGCAGCGAGTGATTTGTATAAACTCTAG
- a CDS encoding phenylacetate--CoA ligase → MIWNENIECMDRDNLRKIQSIRLKKIVEYVYHNTPFYRKKMQELGLTPDDINDLDDIAKLPFTTKLDLRDNYPFGLCAVPMSQIVRIHASSGTTGKPTVVGYTRKDLSIWTECLSRCFTAYGAGSSDIFQIAYGYGLFTGGLGAHYGAENIGASVIPMSSGNTEKQITLMHDFGSTVLCCTPSYSLFIADAIKDSGLPREDFKLKVGVFGAEPWTESMRKEIEEKLAIKAYDIYGLSEIAGPGVGYECECQNGTHLNEDHFFPEIIDPKTLQPVAPGGMGELVFTHLTKEGMPLLRYRTKDLTALHYEKCSCGRTLVRMDRILGRSDDMLIIRGVNVFPTQIESVILEMSEFEPHYLLTVDRVNNTDMMELKVEVRPDFYSDEINKMITLKKKLVARLHSVLGLGVEVKLVEPRSIERSVGKAKRVIDNRKL, encoded by the coding sequence ATGATTTGGAACGAAAACATCGAATGCATGGATCGAGACAATCTTCGTAAGATTCAGAGCATCAGATTGAAGAAAATAGTCGAATACGTTTATCACAACACGCCTTTCTATCGAAAAAAGATGCAAGAGTTAGGACTCACCCCTGACGATATTAATGACCTTGATGATATTGCTAAATTACCGTTTACTACGAAGTTAGATTTAAGAGATAATTATCCATTTGGTTTGTGTGCGGTGCCTATGAGCCAAATTGTACGTATACATGCTTCATCAGGTACAACAGGAAAACCAACAGTCGTGGGCTATACTCGCAAAGATCTTTCTATCTGGACAGAATGTTTGTCTCGTTGCTTCACTGCCTATGGTGCAGGAAGTTCAGATATATTTCAGATTGCCTATGGATATGGACTTTTTACCGGTGGATTAGGCGCACATTATGGTGCTGAAAATATCGGTGCTTCGGTTATTCCAATGTCAAGTGGAAATACCGAAAAACAAATAACGTTGATGCACGATTTCGGGTCAACCGTGTTGTGCTGTACTCCTTCTTATTCTCTTTTTATAGCGGATGCCATTAAGGATTCCGGATTGCCTCGTGAGGATTTCAAACTGAAAGTTGGTGTTTTTGGTGCTGAACCATGGACGGAGAGTATGCGTAAAGAGATTGAGGAAAAACTGGCCATCAAGGCTTACGATATCTATGGCTTGAGCGAAATAGCAGGTCCCGGTGTGGGCTATGAATGCGAATGTCAGAATGGAACACATTTGAATGAAGACCACTTTTTTCCGGAAATTATTGATCCGAAAACATTGCAGCCTGTTGCTCCGGGGGGGATGGGAGAACTCGTGTTCACTCATTTAACGAAGGAGGGGATGCCTTTGCTTCGTTATCGAACAAAAGATTTAACCGCTTTGCATTACGAGAAATGTAGCTGTGGTCGCACATTGGTTCGTATGGATAGAATATTGGGAAGAAGTGACGATATGTTGATTATTCGTGGAGTCAATGTTTTTCCTACCCAAATAGAATCGGTTATTCTTGAAATGTCGGAGTTTGAACCACACTACCTGTTGACTGTAGACAGAGTAAATAATACGGATATGATGGAGTTGAAAGTTGAAGTTCGTCCTGATTTTTATTCGGACGAGATCAATAAAATGATTACTTTGAAAAAGAAATTGGTTGCTCGTCTTCATAGCGTTTTAGGCCTTGGTGTAGAGGTGAAATTGGTAGAACCCAGAAGCATAGAACGCAGTGTGGGGAAAGCCAAACGAGTGATTGATAATCGGAAACTATAA